ACTTATACACTAGTTCGAGTCTTATTCAGATAGGAGGTCGAGTTGGAAGATCTCCAGATAGACCGACAGGGAAGCTTTATTTCTTTCATGAAGGACTATCCAAATCTATGCTTCGTTGTCGAGAAGAAATAAAAGTTATGAATAAAAAAGGAGGATTTAACAATGAAGTGTCTACTATGTAATGACTGGATTGAATCAGTGCCAAAATTAAGAGACCTGATTACGTTTAACCAGAGAGAAGAGTACTCCTGCGTATCTTGTAAAAATCAGTTTAAAAAACTTTCAAAAGAAAGATGTCAAAATTGTAATAAGGAGTTACATAGAGATACCTGTATTGATTGTAAACTTTGGATGAAAAAAGGCTATATTCCTAAGCACCTTGCCATTTATCGCTATGAAGAAAACATGAAAGATTATTTTAGCCGCTATAAATTTATGGGAGACTATTGTCTTAGAAAAACATTTCAAAAAGACATAAAAAATAATTTAAAACCATTTTTTAAAAAAGGTTATACCATAGTGCCGGTCCCATTGTCGGAAGAACGCTTGGTAGAAAGAGGATTCAACCAAGTTGAGGGATTAATAGAGGGAATTCCCTATCAGGATATCTTTGAGAAAAGAGATATTGAGAAGCAATCATCGAAAACACGCAAGGAGCGTTTAAGTCAAGATAATGCCTTCTGTCTCAAGAAAGGTATAGATGTACCAGATAAGATTATTATAGTAGATGATATCTATACAACAGGATCTACTTTATATCATATGGTTCAACTATTAGAAGCTATAGGTATTAAAGAAGTTTTGACCTTTTCACTAGCTAGATAATAAAAATCCTTGCAAATTTTCATGAAAAGGATATAATATAGATAAAGAAAACGCTAACAAGCGAGAAAGAGGTCTTTTATGATTAAATATAGTATCCGTGGCGAAAACATCGAAGTAACTGAAGCACTTCGTGACTATGTTGAAAGTAAACTTAGCAAAGTTGAAAAATACTTCAACGAAGACCAAGAATTGAACGCACGTGTAAATCTTAAGGTTTATCGCGAAAAGACAGCTAAAGTAGAGGTTACTATTCCAACAGGTTCTGTAACACTAAGAGCAGAAGATGTTTCGCAAGATATGTATGGTTCTATTGACCTGGTGGTTGATAAGATTGAAAGACAAATCCGTAAAAACAAAACAAAAATTGCACGTAAGCATCGCGAAAAAGTTCCAACAGGAGAAGTATTCTCAGCTGATTTTAATAACGAACAAGTTGAAGAAGCACCAGCTGTTGAAGTTGTAAGAACTAAAAACATTGAGTTGAAACCAATGGATGTTGAAGAAGCTATCCTTCAAATGGAATTGTTGGGGCATGACTTCTTTATCTATACTGATAGTGAAGATCATACAACTAATGTTCTCTATAAACGAGAAGACGGAAACTACGGTTTGATTGAAGCTAAATAAAAAAGAAGGGAAGTAGGTTGAGAGACATGCTTCCTTTATTTTTTACTAAAACCCTATTGACAAGTATTGATTTGGGTGATAAGATATAAAAGTTGTCTTAACTGACTTGCCACAAACTTGAAAAGGTTCCAAAACTTTAAAAAAGTTATTGACAAGACAGGTCAGAGATGATATTATAAATAAGCTGTTTCGGGAGAGACAGCGGACACGAGAAGTAAAAAAAACTTCAAAAAAGTGTTGACAAGGTATTCTAGATTTGCTAGAATATAGAAGTTGTCTTAAGAGAGACAAAGACCTTTGAGAACTGAATAAGAAACCAAGTGCAGGGTTATGATAGAAGAATTATAACCTGTCAATTTACAAGAATAAATCGTCAGACGACGGTAATGAGTTAACGCTCGAACAATTATTAAAGTTTTTAATGAGAGTTTGATCCTGGCTCAGGACGAACGCTGGCGGCGTGCCTAATACATGCAAGTAGAACGCTGAAGAGAGGAGCTTGCTCTTCTTGGATGAGTTGCGAACGGGTGAGTAACGCGTAGGTAACCTGCCTTGTAGCGGGGGATAACTATTGGAAACGATAGCTAATACCGCATAACAATGGATGACACATGTCATTTATTTGAAAGGGGCAATTGCTCCACTACAAGATGGACCTGCGTTGTATTAGCTAGTAGGTGAGGTAACGGCTCACCTAGGCGACGATACATAGCCGACCTGAGAGGGTGATCGGCCACACTGGGACTGAGACACGGCCCAGACTCCTACGGGAGGCAGCAGTAGGGAATCTTCGGCAATGGGGGCAACCCTGACCGAGCAACGCCGCGTGAGTGAAGAAGGTTTTCGGATCGTAAAGCTCTGTTGTAAGTCAAGAACGAGTGTGAGAGTGGAAAGTTCACACTGTGACGGTAGCTTACCAGAAAGGGACGGCTAACTACGTGCCAGCAGCCGCGGTAATACGTAGGTCCCGAGCGTTGTCCGGATTTATTGGGCGTAAAGCGAGCGCAGGCGGTTTGATAAGTCTGAAGTTAAAGGCTGTGGCTCAACCATAGTTCGCTTTGGAAACTGTCAAACTTGAGTGCAGAAGGGGAGAGTGGAATTCCATGTGTAGCGGTGAAATGCGTAGATATATGGAGGAACACCGGTGGCGAAAGCGGCTCTCTGGTCTGTAACTGACGCTGAGGCTCGAAAGCGTGGGGAGCGAACAGGATTAGATACCCTGGTAGTCCACGCCGTAAACGATGAGTGCTAGGTGTTGGATCCTTTCCGGGATTCAGTGCCGCAGCTAACGCATTAAGCACTCCGCCTGGGGAGTACGACCGCAAGGTTGAAACTCAAAGGAATTGACGGGGGCCCGCACAAGCGGTGGAGCATGTGGTTTAATTCGAAGCAACGCGAAGAACCTTACCAGGTCTTGACATCCCGATGCTATTTCTAGAGATAGAAAGTTACTTCGGTACATCGGTGACAGGTGGTGCATGGTTGTCGTCAGCTCGTGTCGTGAGATGTTGGGTTAAGTCCCGCAACGAGCGCAACCCCTATTGTTAGTTGCCATCATTCAGTTGGGCACTCTAGCGAGACTGCCGGTAATAAACCGGAGGAAGGTGGGGATGACGTCAAATCATCATGCCCCTTATGACCTGGGCTACACACGTGCTACAATGGTTGGTACAACGAGTTGCGAGTCGGTGACGGCAAGCTAATCTCTTAAAGCCAATCTCAGTTCGGATTGTAGGCTGCAACTCGCCTACATGAAGTCGGAATCGCTAGTAATCGCGGATCAGCACGCCGCGGTGAATACGTTCCCGGGCCTTGTACACACCGCCCGTCACACCACGAGAGTTTGTAACACCCGAAGTCGGTGAGGTAACCTTTTGGAGCCAGCCGCCTAAGGTGGGATAGATGATTGGGGTGAAGTCGTAACAAGGTAGCCGTATCGGAAGGTGCGGCTGGATCACCTCCTTTCTAAGGAAAAACGGAATGTACTTGAGTTTCTTATTTAGTTTTGAGAGGTCTTGTGGGGCCTTAGCTCAGCTGGGAGAGCGCCTGCTTTGCACGCAGGAGGTCAGCGGTTCGATCCCGCTAGGCTCCATTGAATCGAAAGATTCAAGTATTGTCCATTGAAAATTGAATATCTATATCAAATTCCATATGTAATTAAATACATATAGATAGTAACAAGAAAATAAACCGAAACGCTGTGAATATTTAATGAGTTAGGTCGAAAGACCAAAATAAGGTTAAGTTAATAAGGGCGCACGGTGGATGCCTTGGCACTAGAAGCCGATGAAGGACGTGACTAACGACGAAATGCTTTGGGGAGCTGTAAGTGAGCAATGATCCAGAGATGTCCGAATGGGGGAACCCGGCAGGTAATGCCTGTCACTCATTACTGTTAAGGTAATGTAGAGGAAGACGCAGTGAACTGAAACATCTAAGTAGCTGCAGGAAGAGAAAGCAAAAGCGATTGCCTTAGTAGCGGCGAGCGAAACGGCAAGAGGGCAAACCGAAGAGTTTACTCTTCGGGGTTGTAGGACTGCAACGTGGACTTAAAGATTATAGAAGAACTACCTGGGAAGGTAGGCCAAAGAGAGTAATAGCCTCGTATTCGAAATAGTCTTTATACCTAGCAGTATCCTGAGTACGGCGAGACACGAGAAATCTCGTCGGAATCTGGGAGGACCATCTCCCAACCCTAAATACTCTCTAGTGACCGATAGTGAACCAGTACCGTGAGGGAAAGGTGAAAAGCACCCCGGGAGGGGAGTGAAATAGAACCTGAAACCGTGTGCCTACAACAAGTTCGAGCCCGTTAATGGGTGAGAGCGTGCCTTTTGTAGAATGAACCGGCGAGTTACGATATGATGCGAGGTTAAGTTGAAGAGACGGAGCCGTAGGGAAACCGAGTCTTAATAGGGCGCATTAGTATCATGTCGTAGACCCGAAACCATGTGACCTACCCATGAGCAGGTTGAAGGTGAGGTAAAACTCACTGGAGGACCGAACCAGGGCACGTTGAAAAGTGCTTGGATGACTTGTGGGTAGCGGAGAAATTCCAAACGAACTTGGAGATAGCTGGTTCTCTCCGAAATAGCTTTAGGGCTAGCGTCGATGTTAAGTCTCTTGGAGGTAGAGCACTGTTTGGGTGAGGGGTCCATCCCGGATTACCAATCTCAGATAAACTCCGAATGCCAACGAGATATAATCGGCAGTCAGACTGCGAGTGCTAAGATCCGTAGTCGAAAGGGAAACAGCCCAGACCACCAGCTAAGGTCCCAAAATATATGTTAAGTGGAAAAGGATGTGGGGTTGCACAGACAACTAGGATGTTAGCTTAGAAGCAGCTATTCATTCAAAGAGTGCGTAATAGCTCACTAGTCGAGTGACCCTGCGCCGAAAATGTACCGGGGCTAAAACATATTACCGAAGCTGTGGATACCTTTATAGGTATGGTAGGAGAGCGTTCTATGTGCGAAGAAGGTGTACCGTGAGGAGTGCTGGAGCGCATAGAAGTGAGAATGCCGGTATGAGTAGCGAAAGACAGGTGAGAATCCTGTCCACCGTAAGACTAAGGTTTCCAGGGGAAGGCTCGTCCGCCCTGGGTTAGTCGGGACCTAAGGAGAGACCGAAAGGTGTATCCGATGGACAACAGGTTGATATTCCTGTACTAGAGTATATAGTGATGGAGGGACGCAGTAGGCTAACTAAACCAGACGATTGGAAGTGTCTGGCCAAGCAGTGAGGTGTGATATGAGTCAAATGCTTATATCTATAACATTGAGCTGTGATGGGGAGCGAAGTTTAGTAGCGAAGTTAGTGATGTCACACTGCCGAGAAAAGCTTCTAGCGTTAATTATACTCTACCCGTACCGCAAACCGACACAGGTAGTCGAGGCGAGTAGCCTCAGGTGAGCGAGAGAACTCTCGTTAAGGAACTCGGCAAAATGGCCCCGTAACTTCGGGAGAAGGGGCGCTGACTTATGGTCAGCCGCAGTGAATAGGCCCAAGCAACTGTTTATCAAAAACACAGCTCTCTGCTAAATCGTAAGATGATGTATAGGGGGTGACGCCTGCCCGGTGCTGGAAGGTTAAGAGGAGTGCTTAGCAATAGCGAAGGTATGAATTGAAGCCCCAGTAAACGGCGGCCGTAACTATAACGGTCCTAAGGTAGCGAAATTCCTTGTCGGGTAAGTTCCGACCCGCACGAAAGGCGTAATGATTTGGGCACTGTCTCAACGAGAGACTCGGTGAAATTTTAGTACCTGTGAAGATGCAGGTTACCCGCGACAGGACGGAAAGACCCCATGGAGCTTTACTGCAGTTTGATATTGAGTATCTGTACCACATGTACAGGATAGGTAGGAGCCTATGACCTCGGGACGCCAGTTTCGAGTGAGGCGTTGTTGGGATACTACCCTTGTGTTATGGCTACTCTAACCCAGATAGGTTATCCCTATCGGAGACAGTGTCTGACGGGCAGTTTGACTGGGGCGGTCGCCTCCTAAAAGGTAACGGAGGCGCCCAAAGGTTCCCTCAGAATGGTTGGAAATCATTCGCAGAGTGTAAAGGTATAAGGGAGCTTGACTGCGAGAGCTACAACTCGAGCAGGGACGAAAGTCGGGCTTAGTGATCCGGTGGTTCCGCATGGAAGGGCCATCGCTCAACGGATAAAAGCTACCCTGGGGATAACAGGCTTATCTCCCCCAAGAGTTCACATCGACGGGGAGGTTTGGCACCTCGATGTCGGCTCGTCGCATCCTGGGGCTGTAGTCGGTCCCAAGGGTTGGGCTGTTCGCCCATTAAAGCGGCACGCGAGCTGGGTTCAGAACGTCGTGAGACAGTTCGGTCCCTATCCGTCGCGGGCGTAGGAAATTTGAGAGGATCTGCTCCTAGTACGAGAGGACCAGAGTGGACTTACCGCTGGTGTACCAGTTGTTCTGCCAAGAGCATCGCTGGGTAGCTATGTAGGGAAGGGATAAACGCTGAAAGCATCTAAGTGTGAAGCCCACCTCAAGATGAGATTTCCCATGATTTTATATCAGTAAGAGCCCTGAGAGATGATCAGGTTGATAGGTTAGAAGTGGAAGTGTGGTGACACATGTAGCGGACTAATACTAATAGCTCGAGGACTTATCCAAAGAAAGTAACTGAGACATATTGACAACGATTTGGTTTCTTGATACAGTATAGATATTCAATTTTGAGTTGAGAATACTCAGAGTTAAGTGACGATAGCCTAGGAGATACACCTGTTCCCATGCCGAACACAGAAGTTAAGCCCTAGTACGCCTGATGTAGTTGGGGGTTGCCCCCTGTTAGATACGGTAGTCGCTTAGCGCATAGGGAGTTTAGCTCAGCTGGGAGAGCATCTGCCTTACAAGCAGAGGGTCAGCGGTTCGATCCCGTTAACTCCCATAGGTCCCGTGGTGTAGCGGTTATCACGTCGCCCTGTCACGGCGAAGATCGCGGGTTCGATTCCCGTCGGGACCGTCAAGTAGAAATATTTGAGACTCGTTAGCTCAGTTGGTAGAGCAATTGACTTTTAATCAATGGGTCACTGGTTCGAGCCCAGTACGGGTCATATATGCGGGTGTGGCGGAATTGGCAGACGCACCAGATTTAGGATCTGGCGCTTAACGGCGTGGGGGTTCAAGTCCCTTCACCCGCATTAGAAAAGTTAGCCGGCTTAGCTCAGTTGGTAGAGCATCTGATTTGTAATCAGAGGGTCGCGTGTTCAAGTCATGTAGCCGGCATAAAGATGGTCCGTTGGTCAAGGGGTTAAGACACCGCCTTTTCACGGCGGTAACACGGGTTCGAATCCCGTACGGACTATATTTCGAGTAACTTAGGTTACTCTTTTTATTTTGTTTCTTTTTTTTATATGTTATAATAGCTTATAATACTATTTTGAGGTGAATTTATGTCTAAAGTTTTTGTTTTTGGTCATCAAAACCCTGATTCTGATGCAATCGGATCTTCTTATGGATACGCTTATTTGAAACGTCAACTTGGTGTTGATGCTGAAGCTGTTGCTTTGGGTACTCCTAACGAGGAAACTGCTTTTGTTCTTGATTATTTTGGTGTTGAAGCACCACGAGTGGTTGAGTCTGCTCAATCAGAGGGAGTTAATCAAGTTATCCTTACAGACCATAATGAATTTCAACAATCTATTTCAGATATTAAGGACGTTGAAGTTATTGAGGTAGTCGACCATCACCGTGTTGCTAACTTTGAAACTGCTAATCCGTTAATGATGCGATTGGAACCTGTTGGATCTGCATCTTCAATTGTTTTTCGTATGTTTAAAGAAAACAATGTTGAAGTTCCTAAGGAAGTTGCTGGTTTGCTTTTGTCAGGTTTGATTTCAGATACTCTTCTTCTTAAATCTCCAACTACACATGCTTCAGATCCTGCAGTTGCGGCTGAACTTGCAGAAATTGCTGGTGTTAATCTAGAAGAATATGGTCTTGCTATGCTTAAAGCTGGTACTAATCTTTCTTCAAAATCTGCTGAAGAACTCATTGACATTGATGCAAAAACATTTGAATTGAATGGTAATCAAGTTCGTGTTGCACAAGTTAATACAGTTGATATTTCTGATGTTCTTTCTCGTCAAGCGGAAATTGAAGAAGCTATTAATAACTCAATTAAAAACAATGGTTACTCTGACTTTGTCTTAATGATTACTGATATTCTTAATTCTAATTCAGAAATTCTTGCACTTGGTTCAAATACTGATAAGGTTGAAGCTGCTTTCAATTTTGTTTTAGAAAATAATCATGCTTTCCTTGAAGGAGCTGTTTCTCGTAAGAAACAGGTAGTTCCTCAGTTGACTGAAAGTTTTAATGCGTAAAATTAGGCCAGTAGGCCTTTTTTTAGTACTCTAATTAATGGTATAATACTTTTTATGATAATACAATTTAACCCAAACAAACTATGTAAGCAAGCTTTTTTTATGGAAATAGTGAATTATCTATATCTTAATCAGCCTGTGACCCTGAGAGCAATAAAAAGGCAGTTTCCTTTTCAAAAGAATATCGATAAATTAATTGAGGAGTTTGTAAAAGAAGGCTATATCGAACGATTCGAGAAACGATATCGTTTATTAATTAGTCTTGTGTCGGATCCTTCTAAAATTGTTTTAGACCAGCATTTTTTTATCAATGATGATTCTACTTGTTATTTAGAACTATTAAATCGTAGATTTGTTACTGAGATAAGTAATTCTACTAATGAAGTTGTTATTATTGAACAAACGAGTATTACGAGAGACGATCTTACGATTTCAAATTATTTCTATAAATTAAGAGAAAATCTACCATTATCGGAAGAGCAGAATAGATTATATGATATATTAGGGGATGTTAATCCTGAATATTTTTTGAAACATGTTACGACTTTTCTTTTAAAATACGTAAGGAAGGAATATGCACTTCAAAAAAGGAGGAATATTTTTGTTGATGCTTTAGAATTATTAGGGTATCTTATTCAAGTAGAAGAAGGGCGTTATCTTTTGAATATGGATTTAGATTCCGAAGCATTAGTTTTTAGTGCAAAAAAAGACTAGTATTATTACTAGTCTTTTTTATGACAACTTTAACGATTCCTTAGTTCAAGATAACGTTTGTACCAGATGTTAACATAAGATTGTGAAAATGGCCCCTTACCATTGTTAATCCAATCTACCAAGATTTTAACATGTTCCTTTAAGATATAGTCAATATCAGGAGAGTAATGCATTTCTTTTTTATGTGTTTCATATTCATCTACATCTAGCAATTTTTTTTCACCATCAGCGAAGACTTTGACATCTAGGTCATAGTCAATATATTTTAGTGCTTCTTGGTCCAAAATATATGGACTAGCTAAATTGCAGTAGTAGGAAATGCCGTTATCCCTAATCATGGCTATAATATTAAACCAGTATTTTTTGTGGAAATAAACAATAGCAGGTTCACGTGTTACCCATCGTCTTCCGTCTGCTTCAGTAACGAGGGTGTGGTCGTTAACGCCAATAACAGCATTCTCAGTTGTCTTTAGTACCATAGTATCGCGCCAAGTACGGTGCAAACTACCATCATGCTTATAACTTTGAATTGTGATAAAGTCGCCTTCTTTTGGTAATTTCATGGCGTCCTCTTTCTACAATAAGGGTTATCCCCTTTATTGTATCATAATTTTGTGAAAAGAGGGGGAATACCTATAAATATTCTCTTAGAGCGGATGCTATCGCATCAAAGTCATAACCTTTTCGGGCTAAAGCTTGTGTCAAGCGTTGCTTAAGCTCATAACCGTCGTATTTTTTACTAAATTTTTGATATTGCTTATCAATTTCTTTATAAAGGAGAGCTTGCTCATTTTCTTCATCTGCTTCAAGTTCTAGATGATCGATTGCTAGTTTACTTTCTTGGAATGAAAAACCTTTATTGATAAGGCTTTGAGTTAATTTATCTTTTAGGGCTTTTGATGGTAGTTTTCCCTGATATTTTCGTAACAGTTTTGAAGCTACTTTAATGGCTATTTCTGAGAAATCAAATTGGCTTAAAACATCGTCAATGATTTGTTT
Above is a window of Streptococcus salivarius DNA encoding:
- a CDS encoding ComF family protein, encoding MKCLLCNDWIESVPKLRDLITFNQREEYSCVSCKNQFKKLSKERCQNCNKELHRDTCIDCKLWMKKGYIPKHLAIYRYEENMKDYFSRYKFMGDYCLRKTFQKDIKNNLKPFFKKGYTIVPVPLSEERLVERGFNQVEGLIEGIPYQDIFEKRDIEKQSSKTRKERLSQDNAFCLKKGIDVPDKIIIVDDIYTTGSTLYHMVQLLEAIGIKEVLTFSLAR
- the hpf gene encoding ribosome hibernation-promoting factor, HPF/YfiA family, whose protein sequence is MIKYSIRGENIEVTEALRDYVESKLSKVEKYFNEDQELNARVNLKVYREKTAKVEVTIPTGSVTLRAEDVSQDMYGSIDLVVDKIERQIRKNKTKIARKHREKVPTGEVFSADFNNEQVEEAPAVEVVRTKNIELKPMDVEEAILQMELLGHDFFIYTDSEDHTTNVLYKREDGNYGLIEAK
- a CDS encoding manganese-dependent inorganic pyrophosphatase, whose protein sequence is MSKVFVFGHQNPDSDAIGSSYGYAYLKRQLGVDAEAVALGTPNEETAFVLDYFGVEAPRVVESAQSEGVNQVILTDHNEFQQSISDIKDVEVIEVVDHHRVANFETANPLMMRLEPVGSASSIVFRMFKENNVEVPKEVAGLLLSGLISDTLLLKSPTTHASDPAVAAELAEIAGVNLEEYGLAMLKAGTNLSSKSAEELIDIDAKTFELNGNQVRVAQVNTVDISDVLSRQAEIEEAINNSIKNNGYSDFVLMITDILNSNSEILALGSNTDKVEAAFNFVLENNHAFLEGAVSRKKQVVPQLTESFNA
- a CDS encoding DUF1803 domain-containing protein; protein product: MIIQFNPNKLCKQAFFMEIVNYLYLNQPVTLRAIKRQFPFQKNIDKLIEEFVKEGYIERFEKRYRLLISLVSDPSKIVLDQHFFINDDSTCYLELLNRRFVTEISNSTNEVVIIEQTSITRDDLTISNYFYKLRENLPLSEEQNRLYDILGDVNPEYFLKHVTTFLLKYVRKEYALQKRRNIFVDALELLGYLIQVEEGRYLLNMDLDSEALVFSAKKD
- the ntdP gene encoding nucleoside tri-diphosphate phosphatase, which produces MKLPKEGDFITIQSYKHDGSLHRTWRDTMVLKTTENAVIGVNDHTLVTEADGRRWVTREPAIVYFHKKYWFNIIAMIRDNGISYYCNLASPYILDQEALKYIDYDLDVKVFADGEKKLLDVDEYETHKKEMHYSPDIDYILKEHVKILVDWINNGKGPFSQSYVNIWYKRYLELRNR